ACAAGTATCAAAGGTGCACTTTCAAGTGCAATTTTCTGGGGTGGTATCTTAGCCCTCATTTGTGCTATCTTATCTTGCAATACCTTGTCCTTAATCAGGATAAACTCCCACTGCTCTTTGTTGAATGCATTGGGAGCCTGGGTGCCTGCCTCCAGAAGTCTATGAATGGTCTCATCAGGTACCAATCCGGGTTTGAATTTCCTGATGCTTTTTCTTTTCTGGATGGCTTCATATACTTCCATTAAATACCCCCTATGGTCTGTATAACCCTTCACTCAATCTTATTGAACATATCCTTTGATGCTTTACAGATGGGGCATCTATCAGGTGGATTATTTTTTACGGTATTGCCACATACCTGACACACATAGTAGTCAACTTCCTTGTTGCTACCCAGATTCTCCAGCGCCTCCTTGAATAAGCCGGCATGGATTTGCTCCACCTGATTAGCTAGATCAAAACTCAGGATTGCAGCATCCTGTGCTTCCTCCGCCTTTGCCTCCTTAATAAACCCTGGGTACATCGCCTGAAACTCTGCATTTTCCCCTTCAATAGAAGCTTTCAGGTTCTCATCAGTACTTCGCATTCCATCCATCACCCGCAAATGGTTCAGTGCATGCACGGTTTCTGCTTCTGCCACTGCTCTATAAAGTCGGGCCACATGATGGTACCCTTCCTGGTCCGCTTTTTTGGCATAAGCGATATATTTCCTGTTAGCCTGTGATTCACCGGCAAAAGCCGCTTTTAGATTATCATCTGTAGTCATTTCTTAACCTCATAGATTAGATTTCACTGCACATACTTTCGATGGAATTATTATTTCAGGTGTAGTAAAGTCATTGGGGGCAGGTGGTACTTATTATTTACTCTGGGGGCGGGGTGATGTGAGGTTTGAAGATAATTGTTTTGGATTAATTATTGCATTCCTCACCGCCGGAATAGAATTCGCCGAATATGGAAGAACGATTACACGCGCTCCCTCTCGACCTACCTATATAGTAAGCAACAAGTACAATTAGTTCTTGCAAGAGCGTATCTACGAACCGGACGTGCGACTTTCACTGCATCCGGCTAAAGCATTCCATAATCTGTGCCGGGCAGTAGTTCACAACTTAGTGGATTTTGTTTCTTTTTTATATATACATAGTCAGGAGCACTTGTTTAGCTTAGCTCCTGACGTAGCCTCTGGAAATACGGGGCATATAATCCCCGCATAGTATTCTGCAAACGCCTGGTGAAAATATTCAAAAACAAAAAGAGAGATTACATCATAACTAAAAACATATAATGTATCCAGAAAAAGGAGTTATTTATGAAGCCCGAATGGCTGAAAACAAAGCTCGATACCGGCAACAAGTTTCCAAAAATCGCATCTGTACTTCGCGAGCTAGGCCTGACTACAATATGTCAGGAGGCACACTGTCCCAATAAATCCACATGCTGGGGAAGCGGGACAGCAACATTCATGATCCTGGGAGAGGTATGCACCCGCAACTGCATGTTCTGTACCGTAGAAAATGGAAAACCTGATAAGTTAGATCCCACTGAACCTTTCAGGCTTGCTGAGGCTGTAGAACGATTGTCCCTGAAATATGTGGTGATAACTTCAGTGGACAGGGATGATCTGGTTGACAGGGGAGCTGGACATTTTGCCAGTTGTGTGGAAGAGGTCAGGAAAATAAGGGCCCGGGTGGAAGTCCTGATCCCTGACTATCTGGGGAAAGACCTTGAAACAGTAGTAGCTTCAGGACCAGATGTCATCGGACATAATATAGAGGTGGTCAGTCGGCTTACACCTGAAGTGAGGGATTGGCGGGCAAGTTATGAGAAAAGCCTTCAAGTACTTCAAGAAGTAAAAAGGCTTGATGGAAGGATAAAGACAAAATCCTCATTAATGCTGGGTATCGGGGAGACCGATGAGGAAGTAATTAGAACCATGCATGACCTTCGAAACGCTGGTGTGGATATGTTGACACTGGGACAGTATTTGAGACCATCAAAAAACCAGATAC
The sequence above is a segment of the Methanosarcinales archaeon genome. Coding sequences within it:
- a CDS encoding rubrerythrin family protein yields the protein MTTDDNLKAAFAGESQANRKYIAYAKKADQEGYHHVARLYRAVAEAETVHALNHLRVMDGMRSTDENLKASIEGENAEFQAMYPGFIKEAKAEEAQDAAILSFDLANQVEQIHAGLFKEALENLGSNKEVDYYVCQVCGNTVKNNPPDRCPICKASKDMFNKIE
- the lipA gene encoding lipoyl synthase; translation: MKPEWLKTKLDTGNKFPKIASVLRELGLTTICQEAHCPNKSTCWGSGTATFMILGEVCTRNCMFCTVENGKPDKLDPTEPFRLAEAVERLSLKYVVITSVDRDDLVDRGAGHFASCVEEVRKIRARVEVLIPDYLGKDLETVVASGPDVIGHNIEVVSRLTPEVRDWRASYEKSLQVLQEVKRLDGRIKTKSSLMLGIGETDEEVIRTMHDLRNAGVDMLTLGQYLRPSKNQIQVSSYVTPAEFSEFGKMAEEIGFICSSGPFVRSSFAAAEMYEKSVA